From the Hordeum vulgare subsp. vulgare chromosome 1H, MorexV3_pseudomolecules_assembly, whole genome shotgun sequence genome, the window TGCATTTCCTCCATCACCTTCTGCTGAACATCGAAAGAAAATTACTACTAAACACAGAAAAACCAAGTGGGAAACTGCACTAAGTGTGCTGATGAAGCTTTGCCTTCTTTTTACGGCTTTTGCTTGGATGGGGCAGGTGTTATGGGGATGGCAAAATGGGGATCTATCATTTACAGCACTTGATATGGAGAGCAGACTTTCCAAGGTAGAGGCGTTCAAGAAGACGACTAGGATGCTCCAGGTGCAGCTGGACATTTTAGATAAGAAGCTAGGAGATGAGATTGGCAAAGCAAAAAGGGACATCACAAAGCAATTTGATGACAAAGGTAAGAAGTTAGAGACAAAGATGAAGACATTGGAAGGCAAGGCTGACATATTAGATAAGTCACTTACTGAACTGAGAGACATGGGTTTTGTCTCTAAGAAAGAATTCGATGAGATTCTGACTCAGTTGAAGAGAAAGAAGGGTTTGGATGGCACTGGGAGTGATATAACCTTGGACGATGTAAGAATATTTGCCAAAGAGATTGTGGAGATGGAGATAGCTAGGCATGCAGCAGATGGCCTTGGAATGGTGGATTATGCATTAGGGTCTGGTGGTGGCAAAGTGGTTAAGCATTCGGGAGCTTTCAAGAAAGCTAAGAGCATTCTTCCTCGTCGTAGTGAAAGTCACAAAATGCTGGAGCCAAGTTTTGGGCAGCCAGGAGAATGTTTTGCACTGGAAGGAAGTGTTGGATTCGTGGAAATCAGGCTCAGGACAGGAATTGTTCCTGAGGCAGTCACTCTAGAGCATGTCGACAAGGTATGGCTATTCATTGTATTACCATAATTCAAtattactttatttatttatttggcaTCTCTTTGTCCAACCCATACGGCGGCTCATTATTTTCCATGCTACAAGCCTTTTCTTTTGTCAACATATCTGATTTGAGATAGCTGACCACATATGCCATGTCGGTGCGTGCTCTGATTGATCAGCTTCACCTTTGATGCCATTACTATCTATTACTAGGAACTTGCAACTACATGGCATGCAGCTCTATCTGTTAGCGGTATTGGACTTCATTTGTTCTTCCCTCAATCAGGCTTTATTGGGCCATGATAGAAAGAAATCTTTGTGAAAGCAACGCATGTTCTTCATTTTGCTGTGTCCCAGTTGACATGACCGGTTCTTCCATTTTGTTTGTTTACGTTATGATCTTATCATTTAGCAATCATGCCCTGCATGTCCTTTGCTCCCTCGAATCACTTCTCTGCTTAATTCTAGTGTACTACTACTAATCTTATGCGGTTCATAACTGGCCTGTGCAGAGTGTGGCCTTCGACCGCTCCAGCGCTCCCAAGGATTTCCAGGTCAGCGGGTGGTACCAAGGAGCAGACGACGATTCAGACAAGCAACCACGCATGCCGACAAGCCTAGGAGAGTTCACTTACGACCTTGAGAAGAGCAACGCCCAGACCTTCCAGCTAGACAGGACCACCGCCGACGCGTCGGTGGTCAACATGGTCCGGCTCGACTTCTCCTCGAACCACGGGCAGCCTGAGCTGACGTGCATCTACCGCTTCAGGGTGCACGGCAGCGAGCCTGGCTCTCTCGGCACCGCAGCCTCGTGAGGCCTGCCTGTTCTAGTAGTTCTGTAGTTGTGTGACGGTCTTTCCTCTTTGGCTTTGAAGACTTGAAGCCCCTGTCAAACGGTAGGTTCAAGTTGATTCTAATCTGTAGCATAATGGTGCCACTATGGACACACCTGACTTGCTGTTCGTATTCCTAGCTAGAGGTGCTAATTGTTTGTAGTATCTAGCAACTGTGATTGCTCTCTGTACTGTGGCAGTATTTGTAATGTAAAATTGTTAATTATGGTGTGAAGTGTCCTCTTGTATTTGGAGCTTTTATGTGCCGTGAGACTGAGCCATATCTCAACTACGTAATACTATGAAAAGTGTGCGTTTGGTTCACACAGTCGGCACCGTCGGACCCTCTGTAGATGGCAGTGCACCGATCGAGATTAAAACTGTGCTGGTCGCATTTTATCCCTGACATCACAACCCTATAAACGAGTTTGGACTAAAGCGTGTGATTTAAAATTCTGAACTTTTTACAGTGCCTTCCAAAGGCAAAGGCTGACACTCAAGTATGACAACCTCCACTAGAAATTGCTATTTTAGAGGTGCTCAGACGACTTGATAGTCAAATTGAGGTATAAAACACTTGAGAATTCACTTAACTGTCGAACTCAAAGTTaagtactactccctctgtaaccTAGTGTAAGGTCTtttagatcactagtgatctagaAGATCTTATATTAGTTGACAATGGAGTTTTTATCATCATTTTTCATTCTACTCTCTTAAGGTTCAGGACCCTAACCAGTGAACTACACTTGTCAATGGTACAATATCAACTTGTCTAAATACTATGACTTGAGATTTTCTATGTCATATTTTTTTCCCTTTTGCGCAAGATCTATTTCTAAATGGTGAGATAGGaaatacaacatcttgaatgttAGATTTTGATGGAGGACAAAGGGACTGGATTGATTCATTGATAGAGAAACATCTAAGAAATTATGGAGTTGATAGCTATGTGAGGACGGGGACTCTCAAATCTGTTTGCAATTTGACATGTACTATAATAGTAATGCTATAGATGCGTGTTCATGCAAATCTTTGGATTATGCATGAAGAAACAAAGTCACTATCATTTCAGTTTTTGTTCTTATTCTTGAGTTGCATAGCAAATTAAAGTCGTATGCACATGGACGTGGGAGATTGCCACTAGTTGGAAAACAATGAAACATCTTCCACATACAAACACCAAGAAATCAGAAACCTACAACTGATAACTAATAAATGTCACATTTTGAACGGCAAACAGTACAGCTCCCAACCACAAAGTTCGATAGACAGCCCGGTCAAACAATAAGAACAAAAATTGGACTCAAGCAACAGATTTTAGGCTACAGGTGGGGAAAAAAACCAATACATTTCTGCTTCCAGGCTGTATACACTGGTCCCTGCCAATTCCACTCTAGCCATTGCCCAACGGATAGATATTCTTGATGGTTTCGCCTTGCTCTGTGTCGTCCTAAAAGGGTTGGTTATTTGGTTTTCTGGAGATTGAACATATTGGTGCATCCAGCAACCTCACCAAAACAATTTTCAACTTGCATTGGTTCAGCAAGGGACCAGAGCACTTTGACTGTGCATTACTGAGTGTTTCTCCTCGGCCCAAACCGGAGTTGCAGGTTGTCCAAAACACGGGCAACATTCACAAGCCGTGGATCGTCCGAAGGAATTTCTCGTTCCTGCGTTGGGAATACAAGAGAGGGTGAAACAGAGTTAGAACCCACGTACAGTCAACTATATTCTCGTTTGCTCAGTAAAGCACACTGATACATTGAAGTAagccttgctgtttttattgcgTGGTAAGCTATCAACTTTGATAAATCTCAAACCGGTTTCAGCATTGTCAACTGATGCTATAATTGAACTCAATCCGAAGTTACCACCAAGAAAACACGGAGGGCTCCAAGGTGAGGAAAATATACCAGATGACATGACTGACTCTAATATTGAAGCTTACCTTCAATCCCTTGTAGTATGCTTCAACAGCAGGAAGTGCTGGAACTATATTGCGGGTTTGAAGCATATCCCAGATATAATTTGCAGTTGTATATCCACCAGTCTGAACAAACCCACAGAATTTCAACAGTCATTAGCGCAACTAGGATTTTTTTTCAGGAAGCTAATGTTAGTAGTCAAACAATGTACACTCTTCATATAAATGCATTAGCGCTTCTGTGAATTCAATACTGAAAGGCGGCAGTTGTGCTGCTTACCTTTTCACCAGAAGCTGCTAGTAGAAGATCCGTTCCCATCTTGGGATTCAAGAAGAATTTTCTTTCAGTCATTTTCTCCTGAAAATATTGTAAACTGTAAGATTTTGAACTCCCAGAGTTAGTCAAACTGTGACACAAAACCAGAAGGAAGGAATTACCAAGGTTGCTTGAGCAACTTCCATTCCTCTTGGAGTATACCCTATCATAGCTCCCTCGGCAAGTGTCTGCATGCCATCAATGCATAGAATATAAAAAGCGCATGTGAGAAATTGAGAACACAAGGTGTGGATAAGAGAGAGACACACAGATTCCTAGTTATAAAAATTCATTGTCACAGGAATTATATGTAGGACCTTAATTAGCCACTGTAGTGTTACCCCAAGATGCTCAGTTTTGGGTATGTGGGTAATTTTTGGTCAGCATATAGGATTCGTATGGTAccaaattcaaacttcaaatttgATTTCCATCATTTCCTGTTTTTTAAATATAGCGAAATGTAACTGTTATTTGTGAAATCTAAGAGATACCACTgcaatttggatccactaatgaAAATGGTCTCTAATCAAAAGGTAGCAGCTAGCTTAAAGTTAATAAGCAGCAGTATGTCAGCGTTTTAGAGCCTGTGACTACAAAGGAAACAGTAAAGCCTGTAGTGGCTAAAATGGAAATTTTTACAAAGATTCTGGAAGTTCACAACTAAATTTTTTAGATCAAAATAGTCCAAGGCACAAGGCCTGATGTGTACCTTAACATGTCCATTAGTAGGATTTGAAGATTCGTTATGGAATTCAAACCTATGTTGCTATCAACCACAAATATTTAATTTGAAGTTATAACTTCAACAAGATACTCACCACAAACAGCTCTGCGGGTGTGGGCTTTGAGCTTGAGAACTCTTCAAACATCTTAACAGCAGAATCAATATCTCCACATCGAAGATAACACCTTTTCAAATAAAGGACAAAAAATTAACAGATAAATCCAGAAGTTGATACAAATTATTATAACATAGGAAAGG encodes:
- the LOC123424747 gene encoding SUN domain-containing protein 1-like, coding for MSASTAAIPAANTNGNHALSVDSHSSQDVRRRTVVVAKQKPTPELLTEGGVNGVSNDKVSSKKDIGHTSRGESVIDKPKYSSEAKKDAFPPSPSAEHRKKITTKHRKTKWETALSVLMKLCLLFTAFAWMGQVLWGWQNGDLSFTALDMESRLSKVEAFKKTTRMLQVQLDILDKKLGDEIGKAKRDITKQFDDKGKKLETKMKTLEGKADILDKSLTELRDMGFVSKKEFDEILTQLKRKKGLDGTGSDITLDDVRIFAKEIVEMEIARHAADGLGMVDYALGSGGGKVVKHSGAFKKAKSILPRRSESHKMLEPSFGQPGECFALEGSVGFVEIRLRTGIVPEAVTLEHVDKSVAFDRSSAPKDFQVSGWYQGADDDSDKQPRMPTSLGEFTYDLEKSNAQTFQLDRTTADASVVNMVRLDFSSNHGQPELTCIYRFRVHGSEPGSLGTAAS